CGAAGAAGCCGCCGCAGCATTCCTTGACGGCCGGATCGGGTTCCCGGCCATCGTCGGCACCATCGCCGATGTGTTGCACGCCGCCGACGAATGGGCCTTTCCACCCGCTACCGTGGATGACGTACTCGACGCGCAGCGCTGGGCCCGCGAGCGAGCGCAGCGCGCGGTATCCGGAATGGCTTTAGAAAGGTCCTGACAGCTCGATGATGTTTGTTCTCGGCATAGTGCTGTTCGCGTTGGCGATCCTGGTTTCGGTGGCCCTGCACGAGTGCGGCCACATGTGGGTCGCGCGCGGCACCGGCATGAAGGTGCGTCGCTATTTCGTCGGCTTTGGCCCCACATTGTGGTCGACGCGCCGCGGCGAGACCGAATACGGGGTGAAAGCCGTTCCGCTGGGCGGCTTCTGCGACATCGCCGGCATGACCCCGGTCGAGGAACTCGACCCCGGCGAACGCGACCGCGCGATGTACAGGCAGGCCACCTGGAAGCGTGTTGCGGTGTTATTTGCCGGGCCCGGGATGAACTTCGCTATCTGCCTGGTGCTGATCTATGCCATCGCGCTGGTCTGGGGGCTGCCTAACCTGCATCCGCCAACCACGGCCGTAATCGGCGAAACTGGCTGTGTCGCACAGGAATTGAATCAGGGCACGCTCGAAGAGTGCACCGGCCCGGGTCCAGCGGCGCTGGCCGGCATACGCTCCGGCGACGTCGTCGTCAAGGTCGGTGACACCCCGGTGTCCACCTTCGACGAGATGGCCGCCGCGGTGCGCAAATCGCATGGCACCGTTGCGATCGTCGTCGAGCGGGACGGCACCGCGGTTACCACCCACGTCGACGTCGAATCCACCCGACGCTGGATCCCTACCGAGGCAGGTGGGCAACCCGAGCCGGCGACGGTCGGTGCGATCGGGGTCGGCGCCCCCCGGGTCGGGCCCACGCACTACGGCGTGTTCTCCGCGGTGCCCGCCACCTTCGCGTTCACCGGCGACCTGACCGTCGAGGTGGGCAAGGCGCTGGTCGCCATCCCGACCAAGGTGGGCGCGCTGGTGCACGCGATCGGCGGTGGCCAGCGTGACCCGCAGACGCCGATCAGCGTGGTCGGTGCCAGCATCATCGGCGGCGACACCGTCGATCATGGGCTATGGGTGGCGTTTTGGTTCTTCTTGGCCCAATTGAATCTCATCCTGGGTGCGATCAACCTGCTACCGTTGCTGCCTTTTGATGGCGGGCATATCGCCGTCGCGGTGTTCGAGAAGATCCGCAACGCGATCCGGTCGGCTCGTGGCAAGGTCGCGGCCGCGCCGGTGAACTACCTCAAACTCATGCCGGCGACGTATGTGGTTTTGGCTCTCGTCGTCGGGTACATGCTTTTGACCGTCACCGCTGATCTGGTCAACCCGATCAGGCTCTTCCAGTAGCCGAGAAAAGAAAGAAGGGTTCAAAGTGACCATTGGCCTGGGCATGCCGGAGCCGCCGGCGCCCACGCTCGCTCCCCGGCGCCCGACGCGTCAGCTGATGGTCGGCGACGTCGGGGTGGGCAGCGATTATCCGATCTCAGTGCAATCGATGTGCACCACCAAAACCCACGACGTCAACTCGACGTTGCAGCA
The nucleotide sequence above comes from Mycobacterium decipiens. Encoded proteins:
- a CDS encoding M50 family metallopeptidase; translated protein: MMFVLGIVLFALAILVSVALHECGHMWVARGTGMKVRRYFVGFGPTLWSTRRGETEYGVKAVPLGGFCDIAGMTPVEELDPGERDRAMYRQATWKRVAVLFAGPGMNFAICLVLIYAIALVWGLPNLHPPTTAVIGETGCVAQELNQGTLEECTGPGPAALAGIRSGDVVVKVGDTPVSTFDEMAAAVRKSHGTVAIVVERDGTAVTTHVDVESTRRWIPTEAGGQPEPATVGAIGVGAPRVGPTHYGVFSAVPATFAFTGDLTVEVGKALVAIPTKVGALVHAIGGGQRDPQTPISVVGASIIGGDTVDHGLWVAFWFFLAQLNLILGAINLLPLLPFDGGHIAVAVFEKIRNAIRSARGKVAAAPVNYLKLMPATYVVLALVVGYMLLTVTADLVNPIRLFQ